In Sebaldella termitidis ATCC 33386, one DNA window encodes the following:
- a CDS encoding amylo-alpha-1,6-glucosidase, with amino-acid sequence MQNFQAIEINKNCIERKKMKINIENISFSRYGSFLSVSYYKEEKELGKGLYIRNIRGGDEDSGDFLLAEMLEDGVLVNYGIDMEPERLKLTGKKGEIELIISEKNEIRIRGKNCSLRLTLNNQSYDHIISHENNNWEFNSYSKHIKSMFVPLSGKTVITAPWNEERSEKVQAEICGESFECVLHFYKSVYLPKEKYKDFDLSLEEIKKEFSAWLESFPVPVKYKEENALAAYVLWNNTVYSEGVLTHDAVYMSKNWMTNIWSWDNCFVAMALIENHPELAWAQLEAFYSLQDESGLFPDYINDRYASFSCCKPPVHGWAVKYMYEKNPEFFKDKLEMIYNMLSGWTNFWLTYRTHKNDPIPKYYHGNDSGWDNSTVFHDGGPLESPDLISFLILQMNYLSELAKELSLNDKTEFWKNKSNEFLKILINEFWNGEKFISKKIENNKKIPVTKGDSLISYIPLILGKLLPENISDKMISGLKEDGRFLTDYGLATESLKSPFYNSDGYWRGPIWAPVMMLMTDALYRTGEIEFSKELSARYLNLVHTGGLAENFDAKTGKGLRDKGFAWTSAVFLILNNSFERTNE; translated from the coding sequence ATGCAGAATTTTCAGGCAATAGAAATAAATAAAAACTGTATCGAAAGGAAAAAAATGAAAATAAATATAGAAAATATTTCATTCAGCAGATATGGTTCTTTTCTTTCGGTAAGTTATTATAAGGAAGAAAAAGAACTCGGAAAAGGACTGTATATAAGAAATATACGCGGCGGAGACGAGGATTCCGGTGACTTCCTTCTGGCTGAAATGCTGGAAGACGGGGTTTTGGTGAATTATGGAATAGATATGGAGCCTGAAAGACTGAAACTTACAGGTAAAAAAGGCGAAATTGAGCTTATCATTTCTGAAAAGAATGAAATAAGAATCAGGGGAAAAAACTGTTCCCTCCGTCTTACGCTGAATAATCAGTCTTATGATCATATTATTTCACACGAAAATAATAACTGGGAGTTTAACAGTTACTCAAAGCATATAAAATCCATGTTTGTCCCTCTTTCTGGGAAAACTGTAATTACCGCACCATGGAATGAAGAAAGAAGCGAGAAGGTACAGGCAGAAATATGTGGCGAAAGCTTTGAGTGTGTTCTTCACTTTTATAAAAGCGTTTATCTCCCAAAAGAAAAATATAAAGATTTTGATCTGAGTCTTGAAGAAATAAAAAAAGAATTTTCTGCATGGCTGGAAAGCTTCCCTGTTCCCGTAAAGTATAAAGAAGAAAATGCTCTTGCAGCTTATGTTTTATGGAATAATACAGTTTACAGCGAGGGAGTTCTTACTCATGATGCAGTATATATGTCCAAAAACTGGATGACTAACATCTGGAGCTGGGATAACTGCTTTGTTGCCATGGCTCTTATAGAAAATCACCCCGAACTGGCATGGGCTCAGCTGGAAGCCTTTTATTCCCTACAGGATGAAAGCGGACTTTTCCCTGATTATATAAATGACAGATATGCTTCGTTCAGCTGCTGCAAGCCGCCTGTACACGGATGGGCTGTAAAATATATGTATGAAAAAAATCCGGAATTTTTCAAAGATAAGCTGGAAATGATTTATAACATGCTTTCCGGATGGACGAATTTCTGGCTCACATACAGAACTCATAAAAATGATCCTATCCCGAAATATTATCACGGAAATGATTCAGGCTGGGATAACAGCACTGTCTTTCATGACGGCGGTCCGCTGGAAAGTCCTGATCTGATCAGTTTTCTCATTTTACAGATGAATTATCTTTCAGAGCTGGCAAAAGAGCTTTCTTTGAATGATAAAACAGAATTCTGGAAAAATAAAAGCAATGAATTTCTAAAAATACTTATTAATGAATTCTGGAACGGCGAAAAATTTATTTCAAAAAAAATTGAAAATAATAAGAAAATTCCAGTCACAAAGGGAGATTCTCTAATTTCGTATATTCCGCTCATTCTGGGAAAGCTTCTTCCTGAAAATATTTCGGATAAAATGATTTCCGGTCTAAAAGAAGACGGAAGATTTCTCACTGATTACGGGCTGGCAACAGAAAGTCTGAAAAGTCCGTTTTATAATTCTGACGGATATTGGAGAGGACCTATATGGGCACCGGTTATGATGCTTATGACAGATGCTCTGTATCGCACGGGGGAAATTGAATTTTCAAAAGAGCTTTCTGCCAGATATCTGAATTTAGTACATACAGGCGGACTGGCTGAAAATTTTGATGCCAAAACCGGTAAAGGTCTGCGTGACAAAGGATTTGCCTGGACTTCAGCAGTATTTTTAATACTGAATAACAGTTTCGAAAGGACAAACGAATGA
- a CDS encoding carbohydrate ABC transporter permease, whose translation MKTNKLLKNIFIYALLIFCSLLFLAPFYWMFSTSVKPSNEVFLFPPKWIPSHFKFENFGNAWQLQPFGMFLKNSLIVVGMTTVAQVFSSSLIAYGFARFDFKGKNFLFIIVLATMMIPWDVTMIPLYMEFNLFGWINTLKPLIVPSFFGSGFFIFMLRQFLLGIPKELDEAARIDGANAFQIYWRIYLPLMKPALILVAIFNILNTWNDYLGPLIFLNDQSKYTLTLGLAQFKGVFGVDTTAIMAITTLICIPPVLIFFIAQKHIVEGVSSTGLKG comes from the coding sequence ATGAAAACAAATAAATTATTAAAAAATATCTTTATTTATGCATTGCTGATTTTTTGTTCACTGTTATTTTTGGCACCGTTTTATTGGATGTTCAGTACATCCGTAAAACCAAGCAATGAAGTTTTTCTTTTTCCTCCAAAGTGGATACCTTCTCATTTCAAATTTGAAAATTTTGGAAATGCGTGGCAGCTCCAGCCGTTTGGCATGTTTCTGAAAAACTCTCTTATTGTTGTAGGTATGACTACTGTAGCGCAGGTTTTTTCATCTTCATTGATTGCTTACGGCTTTGCCAGATTTGACTTCAAAGGGAAAAATTTTCTTTTTATAATTGTACTTGCCACAATGATGATTCCATGGGATGTTACTATGATCCCTCTTTATATGGAATTTAACTTATTCGGATGGATAAACACTCTAAAACCGCTTATTGTACCGTCATTCTTTGGTTCGGGATTCTTTATATTTATGCTGAGGCAGTTTCTGCTCGGAATTCCGAAGGAGCTTGACGAAGCAGCAAGAATAGACGGAGCAAATGCATTTCAGATTTACTGGAGAATATATCTTCCTCTGATGAAACCGGCTTTGATTCTTGTTGCTATATTTAATATTCTGAATACATGGAATGACTATCTCGGTCCCCTTATATTCCTGAATGACCAGAGCAAATATACACTTACACTTGGACTTGCGCAGTTTAAAGGTGTATTCGGCGTAGATACCACAGCTATTATGGCTATTACTACATTAATCTGTATTCCTCCCGTGCTTATTTTCTTTATCGCACAAAAACATATTGTGGAAGGGGTAAGCTCTACAGGATTAAAAGGCTGA
- a CDS encoding carbohydrate ABC transporter permease, producing the protein MNTVISKKTKKFNLTPYLFISPWIIGFLLFTLGPLIFSLVISFFNWPIVGDAEFVGIKNYQTMLTKDPQFWASLGITLKFSFLFVPLNIITALILAILLNQNVKGSGIFKTIFYLPSVISGVALAMIWSWVYSGEYGILNYFLSLIHIQGPNWLLDSKWAVISMVLASLWGQGTMMLIFLTGLKNIPKELYEAAEVDGANPVQKFFKITLPMLSPTILFNVITSIINAFQQLTLALLLTGGGPAGATYFYAMYVYDNAFKYFKMGYSSANAWFMFIIILLLTLLVFKSSSMWVYYEGEVSKTKKTKKKFGFLKKSFQKA; encoded by the coding sequence ATGAATACAGTTATTTCAAAAAAAACAAAAAAATTTAATCTTACTCCGTATTTATTTATATCGCCGTGGATTATAGGATTTTTGCTTTTTACCTTGGGACCTTTGATTTTTTCGCTGGTTATCAGCTTTTTTAACTGGCCTATTGTAGGAGATGCCGAATTTGTAGGTATAAAGAATTATCAGACTATGCTTACCAAAGATCCCCAGTTTTGGGCATCATTAGGGATAACATTAAAATTCTCATTTTTATTCGTTCCTTTAAATATTATTACTGCACTTATTCTTGCAATCCTTCTGAATCAAAATGTAAAGGGAAGCGGTATCTTTAAAACTATATTTTATCTTCCGTCTGTCATATCGGGTGTTGCTCTTGCCATGATCTGGTCATGGGTTTACAGCGGAGAATACGGAATTTTGAACTACTTTCTTTCACTTATACATATCCAGGGGCCTAATTGGCTTCTGGATTCCAAATGGGCTGTTATATCAATGGTACTGGCAAGCCTGTGGGGACAGGGAACCATGATGCTTATATTCCTTACAGGACTTAAGAATATACCTAAAGAGCTGTATGAGGCGGCAGAAGTAGACGGAGCTAATCCGGTTCAGAAATTCTTTAAGATTACTCTGCCAATGCTGAGTCCTACTATATTATTTAATGTTATTACCAGTATTATCAATGCATTCCAGCAGCTTACGCTTGCCCTTCTTCTTACGGGAGGAGGTCCTGCAGGGGCTACATATTTTTATGCAATGTATGTTTATGATAATGCTTTCAAGTATTTTAAAATGGGATACTCTTCAGCTAATGCATGGTTTATGTTTATTATTATTCTGCTTCTGACACTGCTTGTATTCAAATCCTCGTCTATGTGGGTTTACTATGAGGGTGAAGTATCCAAAACCAAAAAAACAAAGAAAAAATTCGGGTTTCTGAAAAAATCTTTTCAGAAGGCTTGA
- a CDS encoding ABC transporter substrate-binding protein — translation MKKIFIINLLLLLLLISCGGGSKKNEAADGTVTLRFATWDSGEALNIQKEIAKKFEEKNPNIKVQVEAYGDGFDQKLVAAFGAKDAPDVMYMWDFPTYGSSLEDLNAYIEKDSSVDMKDFYEGLMNYVQLDGKTYGIPAGFTTHVIYFNKKLFDDANVPYPTEEWTWEEFAEKAQKLSRPEEKVYGFGVLAKPDPYDFEQFLWSFGSSYISPDGKTLKGYMDSPESAAAAQLFADLVKNKAGVLVGSKDQQSGDDIFKAQKIAMWESGIWPMNGFKSADIDFGVALLPRKGNNSPKSVMSVSAVSMWKGSKHKDAAWEFIKFYNSEEAAKLRVADLPVRKSLVEKFEILNDPMMAPFYKMLETSDNTPAFLLNKNWKEVQRNLAMALENILIGNTDAKTGLADVVNKSEHLLN, via the coding sequence ATGAAAAAAATATTTATAATTAATCTGCTTTTGCTTCTTTTACTCATTTCATGCGGCGGAGGCAGCAAAAAAAATGAGGCTGCGGATGGTACCGTAACACTTAGATTCGCTACATGGGATTCAGGTGAAGCACTAAATATCCAGAAAGAAATAGCTAAAAAATTTGAAGAAAAAAATCCGAATATAAAGGTTCAGGTAGAAGCTTACGGTGACGGATTTGATCAAAAACTGGTAGCCGCATTCGGGGCCAAAGATGCTCCTGATGTTATGTATATGTGGGATTTCCCTACTTACGGCTCATCGCTTGAAGATCTTAACGCATATATTGAAAAGGACAGCTCTGTTGATATGAAGGATTTCTACGAAGGGCTTATGAACTATGTACAGCTTGACGGAAAAACATACGGAATACCTGCCGGATTTACCACACATGTAATTTATTTTAACAAAAAGCTTTTTGATGATGCAAATGTGCCTTATCCTACAGAGGAATGGACATGGGAGGAATTCGCAGAAAAAGCACAAAAATTAAGCAGACCCGAAGAAAAGGTATATGGTTTCGGTGTACTTGCAAAACCGGATCCTTATGATTTTGAACAGTTTTTATGGAGCTTCGGAAGCTCATATATAAGCCCTGACGGAAAAACACTTAAAGGATATATGGATTCTCCGGAAAGTGCTGCTGCTGCACAGCTTTTTGCAGATCTTGTAAAAAATAAAGCCGGGGTGCTTGTAGGCAGTAAAGATCAGCAGTCGGGAGACGATATATTCAAAGCCCAGAAGATTGCCATGTGGGAAAGCGGTATCTGGCCTATGAACGGATTTAAGTCAGCTGATATAGATTTTGGCGTTGCTCTTTTACCAAGAAAAGGAAACAATTCTCCGAAAAGTGTTATGAGTGTATCAGCTGTATCTATGTGGAAAGGTTCAAAGCATAAGGATGCAGCATGGGAATTTATTAAGTTTTATAACAGTGAAGAAGCAGCAAAATTAAGAGTGGCTGATCTTCCTGTAAGAAAATCCCTTGTTGAAAAATTTGAAATTCTTAATGACCCTATGATGGCACCATTTTACAAAATGCTGGAAACATCTGATAATACTCCTGCCTTCTTATTAAACAAAAACTGGAAGGAAGTCCAGAGAAATCTTGCAATGGCACTTGAAAATATTCTGATCGGAAATACTGATGCCAAGACAGGACTTGCTGATGTAGTTAATAAATCCGAACATTTACTAAACTAA
- a CDS encoding DMT family transporter has product MLLLVAVIWGTGFTASKIAVESGVLPFWMMTLRFGIAGIALLFLIIYHKSKITKKEIKAGIITGIFLYAAFATQTIGIQYTTSAKNAFLTGTNVIFVPYLCWIIFRKKPDKFALFSTLLAFFGICLLSVDTNELGSLSMNKGDIYTLFCALFFALHIIALDYFTKIYDTLILAFLQIIFAFLFSAVSALITGQVSFGISSQGLLATLYLGIFSTFLAFTIQTAAQKYTSSAKTVVILSTETVFGAVFSILILNEQFTTKLLIGCLFIFAAIIISETKLNFIYKSRRNII; this is encoded by the coding sequence ATGTTGCTTCTTGTAGCAGTAATCTGGGGCACAGGCTTTACTGCATCCAAAATTGCCGTGGAAAGCGGCGTGCTTCCGTTTTGGATGATGACTCTCAGATTTGGCATTGCCGGTATTGCGCTATTATTTTTAATAATTTATCATAAATCAAAAATTACCAAAAAAGAAATAAAAGCCGGAATTATTACAGGGATATTTTTATATGCGGCTTTTGCCACACAGACAATAGGAATTCAGTATACAACATCAGCAAAAAACGCATTTCTTACCGGAACAAACGTAATTTTTGTACCATATTTATGCTGGATTATTTTCAGAAAAAAACCTGATAAATTTGCTTTATTTTCCACACTGCTGGCATTTTTCGGAATATGTCTTCTGTCTGTGGATACGAATGAGCTTGGAAGCCTTTCCATGAATAAGGGAGACATCTATACACTCTTTTGTGCATTATTTTTTGCCCTTCATATTATTGCACTTGATTATTTTACCAAAATCTACGACACTCTGATTCTGGCATTTTTACAAATAATCTTTGCATTTTTATTTTCTGCGGTTTCAGCGCTAATTACAGGACAGGTAAGCTTCGGGATAAGCAGCCAAGGTTTACTCGCCACTTTATATCTTGGTATATTCAGCACATTTCTGGCTTTTACCATACAGACAGCCGCACAAAAATACACCAGCTCCGCCAAAACAGTGGTGATCTTATCCACAGAAACAGTTTTCGGTGCAGTATTCTCAATACTTATTCTAAATGAACAGTTTACTACAAAATTACTTATAGGCTGTCTGTTTATATTTGCAGCAATAATAATTTCCGAAACAAAATTAAATTTTATATATAAATCTAGGAGGAATATAATATGA